A DNA window from Primulina tabacum isolate GXHZ01 chromosome 12, ASM2559414v2, whole genome shotgun sequence contains the following coding sequences:
- the LOC142520055 gene encoding ELF3-like protein 2 isoform X1 has product MKGVKDEGKQIDHPLFPRFHVNDADRGGPRAPPRNKMALSEQYKHNLSIQNLRYESGSMKLLPLPPSNGYSTYVQPPSSSNAGNSKALPPFSSLSGSCHSADVINYSSGLNLNIALKKSESPVSGNKNEQNPLVSGNSTRINDYTAQNYCKLQLCFDNERNATFSSFASGKLRNIRLNQSDETCVADQQNHIVKISQFSQNVDDEEGKKPVILTVEKTSADATPTSLAGNKISTNARDLSLISDSSILYDSYAHPFQECRVMQESKAKTTMGKRQASEMDDLTCSFLRFIDNNRPPEIDWIGEGSEDKDSEAMRLVSTGKKQENSDTSVENCRHGLHDDAAGVIGQRLFWKARQTIVHQQKIFAVQIFELHRLVKVQKLIAGSPEVIFENNFNLKKPSIKFPPMKKLLFVTPLDPSPIVAKPKVDGVKSNPDNDGKLLPPLNAAEKRYFTQPSASNKPSTSASTPTDGNLAPWCFYPPPGNQWLVPVRSPSEGLIYKPYTGPCPPSFGFMASVYGNYTPISLSTVCGTAYGVPALTHQGNERFSSVPLRQSYFQHTMPVSCTGGSNVEIKQAIPLHGPQKNSHGSSQQSGVLSDVGEKLQGSQGRRTSSPAEQLEGDVLPLFPTTPSVQDTKDSSNERRIQVIKVVPHNPKSAPESAARVFRFIQEERKRLE; this is encoded by the exons ATGAAAGGTGTAAAAGATGAAGGGAAACAAATTGATCATCCTCTGTTTCCTAGATTTCATGTCAATGATGCTGATAGAGGAGGGCCAAGGGCCCCCCCGAGGAATAAAATGGCTCTTTCTGAACAGTATAAGCATAATTTATCTATTCAAAATCTGAGGTACGAGTCTGGATCCATGAAATTGCTGCCTCTTCCACCAAGCAACGGATATAGTACCTATGTCCAACCACCATCCTCAAGCAAT GCTGGAAATTCCAAAGCACTTCCTCCCTTCTCTAGTTTGTCAGGATCTTGTCACTCAGCGGACGTGATTAATTATTCTAGTGGCTTAAATTTGAACATTGCATTAAAGAAATCCGAGTCACCGGTGTCAGGGAATAAAAATGAGCAAAACCCCCTAGTTTCAGGAAATTCAACGAGGATCAATGACT ATACGGCACAAAATTATTGCAAACTTCAATTATGCTTTGATAATGAAAGAAATGCTACCTTTAGTTCATTTGCTTCTGGGAAACTCCGTAATATTCGGTTGAACCAGTCAGATGAGACATGTGTGGCAGATCAACAAAATCACATTGTAAAAATCAGTCAATTTTCTCAAAATGTTGATGATGAAGAGGGAAAAAAACCCGTGATATTAACAGTTGAGAAAACTTCAGCAGATGCAACTCCAACCTCTCTTGCTGGAAATAAAATCTCAACCAACGCTAGAGACCTCAGCTTGATCAGTGATTCTAGCATATTATATGATTCTTATGCACACCCATTTCAAGAATGTAGAGTTATGCAAGAGAGCAAGGCTAAAACAACGATGGGGAAAAGGCAGGCATCTGAGATGGATGATTTGACATGTTCCTTTTTGCGATTTATTGACAACAATAGGCCACCTGAAATCGACTGGATTGGGGAGGGTTCTGAAGACAAGGATTCTGAAGCAATGCGATTGGTAAGTACTGGCAAGAAGCAAGAAAATTCAGACACTTCTGTGGAAAACTGTAGACATGGTCTGCATGATGACGCAGCAGGAGTGATTGGTCAGAGATTGTTCTGGAAAGCAAGGCAAACAATTGTCCA TCAGCAAAAGATATTTGCGGTTCagatatttgagttgcacagaCTGGTAAAG GTGCAGAAACTAATTGCAGGATCACCAGAAGTGATATTCGAAAACAATTTCAATCTCAAAAAGCCATCTATCAAGTTTCCCCCCATGAAAAAGCTTCTCTTTGTTACCCCTTTGGATCCTTCTCCAATTGTAGCCAAACCAAAAGTAGATGGCGTAAAGTCAAACCCTGACAATGATGGAAAGCTTCTACCGCCCCTAAATGCTGCTGAGAAACGATATTTTACCCAGCCTTCTGCTTCAAATAAACCATCTACATCAGCATCCACTCCCACAGACGGTAACTTAGCACCTTGGTGTTTCTACCCACCACCTGGAAATCAATGGCTTGTTCCTGTAAGATCTCCTTCCGAGGGACTAATCTACAAGCCCTATACAGGGCCATGTCCTCCATCTTTTGGCTTCATGGCGTCTGTATATGGAAACTACACTCCTATAAGTTTAAGCACAGTGTGTGGAACAGCTTATGGTGTTCCTGCATTGACCCATCAGGGTAATGAACGTTTTTCTAGCGTTCCACTCAGGCAAAGCTATTTCCAACACACCATGCCTGTATCGTGTACTGGTGGTTCAAACGTTGAAATCAAGCAAGCTATCCCATTGCATGGACCTCAGAAAAACTCACATGGGTCGAGCCAGCAGAGTGGTGTATTATCTGATGTTGGTGAAAAATTGCAAGGATCCCAAGGCCGTAGAACAAGCAGTCCTGCCGAGCAGTTGGAAGGAGATGTGCTACCTCTTTTTCCCACCACACCGTCAGTTCAGGACACAAAGGATTCAAGCAATGAGCGGAGGATACAAGTGATAAAGGTTGTGCCTCACAACCCCAAGTCGGCACCAGAATCAGCGGCTCGGGTTTTCCGGTTTATAcaagaagaaagaaagagacTTGAGTAG
- the LOC142520055 gene encoding ELF3-like protein 2 isoform X2, whose amino-acid sequence MKGVKDEGKQIDHPLFPRFHVNDADRGGPRAPPRNKMALSEQYKHNLSIQNLRYESGSMKLLPLPPSNGYSTYVQPPSSSNAGNSKALPPFSSLSGSCHSADVINYSSGLNLNIALKKSESPVSGNKNEQNPLVSGNSTRINDYTAQNYCKLQLCFDNERNATFSSFASGKLRNIRLNQSDETCVADQQNHIVKISQFSQNVDDEEGKKPVILTVEKTSADATPTSLAGNKISTNARDLSLISDSSILYDSYAHPFQECRVMQESKAKTTMGKRQASEMDDLTCSFLRFIDNNRPPEIDWIGEGSEDKDSEAMRLVSTGKKQENSDTSVENCRHGLHDDAAGVIGQRLFWKARQTIVHQQKIFAVQIFELHRLVKVQKLIAGSPEVIFENNFNLKKPSIKFPPMKKLLFVTPLDPSPIVAKPKVDGVKSNPDNDGKLLPPLNAAEKRYFTQPSASNKPSTSASTPTDGNLAPWCFYPPPGNQWLVPVRSPSEGLIYKPYTGPCPPSFGFMASVYGNYTPISLSTVCGTAYGVPALTHQGNERFSSVPLRQSYFQHTMPVSCTGGSNVEIKQAIPLHGPQKNSHGPAEQLEGDVLPLFPTTPSVQDTKDSSNERRIQVIKVVPHNPKSAPESAARVFRFIQEERKRLE is encoded by the exons ATGAAAGGTGTAAAAGATGAAGGGAAACAAATTGATCATCCTCTGTTTCCTAGATTTCATGTCAATGATGCTGATAGAGGAGGGCCAAGGGCCCCCCCGAGGAATAAAATGGCTCTTTCTGAACAGTATAAGCATAATTTATCTATTCAAAATCTGAGGTACGAGTCTGGATCCATGAAATTGCTGCCTCTTCCACCAAGCAACGGATATAGTACCTATGTCCAACCACCATCCTCAAGCAAT GCTGGAAATTCCAAAGCACTTCCTCCCTTCTCTAGTTTGTCAGGATCTTGTCACTCAGCGGACGTGATTAATTATTCTAGTGGCTTAAATTTGAACATTGCATTAAAGAAATCCGAGTCACCGGTGTCAGGGAATAAAAATGAGCAAAACCCCCTAGTTTCAGGAAATTCAACGAGGATCAATGACT ATACGGCACAAAATTATTGCAAACTTCAATTATGCTTTGATAATGAAAGAAATGCTACCTTTAGTTCATTTGCTTCTGGGAAACTCCGTAATATTCGGTTGAACCAGTCAGATGAGACATGTGTGGCAGATCAACAAAATCACATTGTAAAAATCAGTCAATTTTCTCAAAATGTTGATGATGAAGAGGGAAAAAAACCCGTGATATTAACAGTTGAGAAAACTTCAGCAGATGCAACTCCAACCTCTCTTGCTGGAAATAAAATCTCAACCAACGCTAGAGACCTCAGCTTGATCAGTGATTCTAGCATATTATATGATTCTTATGCACACCCATTTCAAGAATGTAGAGTTATGCAAGAGAGCAAGGCTAAAACAACGATGGGGAAAAGGCAGGCATCTGAGATGGATGATTTGACATGTTCCTTTTTGCGATTTATTGACAACAATAGGCCACCTGAAATCGACTGGATTGGGGAGGGTTCTGAAGACAAGGATTCTGAAGCAATGCGATTGGTAAGTACTGGCAAGAAGCAAGAAAATTCAGACACTTCTGTGGAAAACTGTAGACATGGTCTGCATGATGACGCAGCAGGAGTGATTGGTCAGAGATTGTTCTGGAAAGCAAGGCAAACAATTGTCCA TCAGCAAAAGATATTTGCGGTTCagatatttgagttgcacagaCTGGTAAAG GTGCAGAAACTAATTGCAGGATCACCAGAAGTGATATTCGAAAACAATTTCAATCTCAAAAAGCCATCTATCAAGTTTCCCCCCATGAAAAAGCTTCTCTTTGTTACCCCTTTGGATCCTTCTCCAATTGTAGCCAAACCAAAAGTAGATGGCGTAAAGTCAAACCCTGACAATGATGGAAAGCTTCTACCGCCCCTAAATGCTGCTGAGAAACGATATTTTACCCAGCCTTCTGCTTCAAATAAACCATCTACATCAGCATCCACTCCCACAGACGGTAACTTAGCACCTTGGTGTTTCTACCCACCACCTGGAAATCAATGGCTTGTTCCTGTAAGATCTCCTTCCGAGGGACTAATCTACAAGCCCTATACAGGGCCATGTCCTCCATCTTTTGGCTTCATGGCGTCTGTATATGGAAACTACACTCCTATAAGTTTAAGCACAGTGTGTGGAACAGCTTATGGTGTTCCTGCATTGACCCATCAGGGTAATGAACGTTTTTCTAGCGTTCCACTCAGGCAAAGCTATTTCCAACACACCATGCCTGTATCGTGTACTGGTGGTTCAAACGTTGAAATCAAGCAAGCTATCCCATTGCATGGACCTCAGAAAAACTCACATGG TCCTGCCGAGCAGTTGGAAGGAGATGTGCTACCTCTTTTTCCCACCACACCGTCAGTTCAGGACACAAAGGATTCAAGCAATGAGCGGAGGATACAAGTGATAAAGGTTGTGCCTCACAACCCCAAGTCGGCACCAGAATCAGCGGCTCGGGTTTTCCGGTTTATAcaagaagaaagaaagagacTTGAGTAG
- the LOC142520055 gene encoding protein HEADING DATE 3B-like isoform X3, protein MSNHHPQAILSGSCHSADVINYSSGLNLNIALKKSESPVSGNKNEQNPLVSGNSTRINDYTAQNYCKLQLCFDNERNATFSSFASGKLRNIRLNQSDETCVADQQNHIVKISQFSQNVDDEEGKKPVILTVEKTSADATPTSLAGNKISTNARDLSLISDSSILYDSYAHPFQECRVMQESKAKTTMGKRQASEMDDLTCSFLRFIDNNRPPEIDWIGEGSEDKDSEAMRLVSTGKKQENSDTSVENCRHGLHDDAAGVIGQRLFWKARQTIVHQQKIFAVQIFELHRLVKVQKLIAGSPEVIFENNFNLKKPSIKFPPMKKLLFVTPLDPSPIVAKPKVDGVKSNPDNDGKLLPPLNAAEKRYFTQPSASNKPSTSASTPTDGNLAPWCFYPPPGNQWLVPVRSPSEGLIYKPYTGPCPPSFGFMASVYGNYTPISLSTVCGTAYGVPALTHQGNERFSSVPLRQSYFQHTMPVSCTGGSNVEIKQAIPLHGPQKNSHGSSQQSGVLSDVGEKLQGSQGRRTSSPAEQLEGDVLPLFPTTPSVQDTKDSSNERRIQVIKVVPHNPKSAPESAARVFRFIQEERKRLE, encoded by the exons ATGTCCAACCACCATCCTCAAGCAAT TTTGTCAGGATCTTGTCACTCAGCGGACGTGATTAATTATTCTAGTGGCTTAAATTTGAACATTGCATTAAAGAAATCCGAGTCACCGGTGTCAGGGAATAAAAATGAGCAAAACCCCCTAGTTTCAGGAAATTCAACGAGGATCAATGACT ATACGGCACAAAATTATTGCAAACTTCAATTATGCTTTGATAATGAAAGAAATGCTACCTTTAGTTCATTTGCTTCTGGGAAACTCCGTAATATTCGGTTGAACCAGTCAGATGAGACATGTGTGGCAGATCAACAAAATCACATTGTAAAAATCAGTCAATTTTCTCAAAATGTTGATGATGAAGAGGGAAAAAAACCCGTGATATTAACAGTTGAGAAAACTTCAGCAGATGCAACTCCAACCTCTCTTGCTGGAAATAAAATCTCAACCAACGCTAGAGACCTCAGCTTGATCAGTGATTCTAGCATATTATATGATTCTTATGCACACCCATTTCAAGAATGTAGAGTTATGCAAGAGAGCAAGGCTAAAACAACGATGGGGAAAAGGCAGGCATCTGAGATGGATGATTTGACATGTTCCTTTTTGCGATTTATTGACAACAATAGGCCACCTGAAATCGACTGGATTGGGGAGGGTTCTGAAGACAAGGATTCTGAAGCAATGCGATTGGTAAGTACTGGCAAGAAGCAAGAAAATTCAGACACTTCTGTGGAAAACTGTAGACATGGTCTGCATGATGACGCAGCAGGAGTGATTGGTCAGAGATTGTTCTGGAAAGCAAGGCAAACAATTGTCCA TCAGCAAAAGATATTTGCGGTTCagatatttgagttgcacagaCTGGTAAAG GTGCAGAAACTAATTGCAGGATCACCAGAAGTGATATTCGAAAACAATTTCAATCTCAAAAAGCCATCTATCAAGTTTCCCCCCATGAAAAAGCTTCTCTTTGTTACCCCTTTGGATCCTTCTCCAATTGTAGCCAAACCAAAAGTAGATGGCGTAAAGTCAAACCCTGACAATGATGGAAAGCTTCTACCGCCCCTAAATGCTGCTGAGAAACGATATTTTACCCAGCCTTCTGCTTCAAATAAACCATCTACATCAGCATCCACTCCCACAGACGGTAACTTAGCACCTTGGTGTTTCTACCCACCACCTGGAAATCAATGGCTTGTTCCTGTAAGATCTCCTTCCGAGGGACTAATCTACAAGCCCTATACAGGGCCATGTCCTCCATCTTTTGGCTTCATGGCGTCTGTATATGGAAACTACACTCCTATAAGTTTAAGCACAGTGTGTGGAACAGCTTATGGTGTTCCTGCATTGACCCATCAGGGTAATGAACGTTTTTCTAGCGTTCCACTCAGGCAAAGCTATTTCCAACACACCATGCCTGTATCGTGTACTGGTGGTTCAAACGTTGAAATCAAGCAAGCTATCCCATTGCATGGACCTCAGAAAAACTCACATGGGTCGAGCCAGCAGAGTGGTGTATTATCTGATGTTGGTGAAAAATTGCAAGGATCCCAAGGCCGTAGAACAAGCAGTCCTGCCGAGCAGTTGGAAGGAGATGTGCTACCTCTTTTTCCCACCACACCGTCAGTTCAGGACACAAAGGATTCAAGCAATGAGCGGAGGATACAAGTGATAAAGGTTGTGCCTCACAACCCCAAGTCGGCACCAGAATCAGCGGCTCGGGTTTTCCGGTTTATAcaagaagaaagaaagagacTTGAGTAG
- the LOC142521192 gene encoding large ribosomal subunit protein eL28z-like: MATVPGQLIWEIVKKNNCFLVKEFGNGTAGVKFSKEPNNLCNIHSYKYSGLANKKTVTIQPGKDQSVLLATAKTKKQHKPRHLLHKSVMKKEFHRMAKAVSNQVADNYYRPDLKKAALARLSVVNRSLNVSKSGVKKRNRQAA, encoded by the exons ATGGCGACAGTGCCTGGGCAGTTGATCTGGGAGATCGTGAAAAAAAACAACTGTTTCCTGGTGAAGGAATTCGGGAATGGAACCGCGGGAGTGAAATTCAGCAAAGAACCAAATAATCTATGCAACATCCATTCATACAAGTATTCTG GGTTGGCAAACAAGAAAACCGTGACCATTCAACCTGGCAAGGACCAGTCGGTTTTGCTTGCTACTGCAAAGACCAAGAAACAGCACAAGCCTCGCCATTTGCTTCACAAGTCTGTCATGAAGAAGGAGTTCCACCGCATGGCCAAGGCTGTTTCTAACCAG GTGGCAGATAACTATTACAGGCCGGATCTGAAGAAGGCAGCCCTTGCAAGGTTGAGTGTTGTTAACAGAAGTCTCAATGTTTCCAAGTCTGGAGTCAAGAAGAGGAACAGGCAGGCTGCTTGA
- the LOC142520501 gene encoding uncharacterized protein LOC142520501 isoform X2: protein MLPPAGGVGMTSAMDDINLIQQSQRHHLVVRELGEEIDLEIGAGDDDPTFHQNSLLGVQPNESSAKEHTENKHLMGSQLPSEDQDLSKAQTGKRKKKVVKRWREEWADTYKWAYVDVKEGTARIFCSICREYGRKHRRNPYGNEGSRNMQMSALEEHNNSLLHKEALRLQQASVEKIIVDKPIYVKTIMSKTAGSIVEAALRRDPHEAEFIQSLQEVIHALERVISKNANYVNTMERLLEPERIIIFRVPWLDDRGETHVNRGYRVHFNQTLGPCRGGLRFHPSMNLSVAKFLSFEQTLKNALSPYRLGGSSGGSDFDPKGKSDSEIMKFCQSFMSELYRYLGPDKDLPSEDMGVGTREMGYLYGQYRRLVGHSQGSFTGPRINWSGSSLRTEATGYGLVFFAQLMLADMNKELKGLRCVVSGSGKISMHVLEKLIAYGALPKTVSDSKGYLVDEDGFDFMKISLLRDIKAQNRSLREYSKTYARSKYYDETKPWNESCDVAFPCAYQNEIDQSDAMNLVNSGCRILVEGSNMPCTPEAVDIMRKANILVAPSMAAGAGGVVAGELELKECSLNWSPEDFESKLQATMKQTYQRTLKAATDFGYQKESPEALVHGAVISAFLTIASNMTDQGCV from the exons ATGTTGCCTCCAGCTGGTGGGGTTGGGATGACATCTGCAATGGATGATATAAACTTGATCCAGCAGTCTCAGAGGCATCATCTTGTTGTCAGGGAACTTGGTGAAGAAATCGATTTGGAAATTGGCGCTGGAGACGATGACCCAACTTTTCACCAGAACTCTCTTCTTGGTGTTCAGCCAAATGAATCCTCTGCCAAAGAGCACACTGAAAACAAGCATTTAATGGGTTCTCAACTTCCCAGTGAGGATCAAGATTTATCGAAGGCACAGACAGGAAAGAGGAAAAAGAAGGTAGTGAAAAGATGGAGAGAGGAGTGGGCTGATACATATAAATGGGCATATGTTGATGTAAAGGAAGGGACAGCAAGGATATTCTGTTCTATATGTCGAGAATATGGAAGGAAGCACAGGCGGAACCCATATGGAAATGAAGGCAGTAGGAACATGCAGATGAGTGCGCTGGAGGAGCACAATAACAGCTTGCTTCACAAAGAGGCTCTCCGTCTGCAGCAAGCATCTgtagaaaaaataatagttgatAAGCCTATCTATGTGAAAA CTATTATGTCTAAAACAGCTGGATCAATTGTTGAAGCTGCATTGAGAAGAGACCCTCATGAAGCTGAGTTCATACAGTCTCTTCAAGAAGTGATCCATGCTTTGGAAAGAGTAATTTCAAAAAATGCCAA CTATGTGAATACCATGGAGAGATTATTAGAACCTGAGCGCATAATTATCTTTCGGGTTCCATGGCTTGATGATAGAGGTGAAACACATGTTAACCGCGGTTATCGGGTTCACTTCAACCAGACACTTGGTCCATGCAGGGGTGGTCTGCGTTTTCATCCATCAATGAACTTGAGCGTTGCCAAGTTTCTTAGTTTTGAACAG ACGCTAAAAAATGCGTTATCTCCGTATAGACTTGGAGGCTCTTCTGGTGGAAGTGATTTTGATCCAAAAGGCAAAAGCGATAGTGAG ATCATGAAGTTTTGCCAGAGCTTCATGAGTGAGTTGTATCGCTATTTGGGGCCTGACAAG GATCTTCCTTCAGAGGATATGGGTGTTGGCACCCGTGAAATGGGTTATCTATATGGACAATACAGGCGCCTGGTTGGTCACTCTCAG GGAAGTTTTACTGGCCCAAGAATAAACTGGTCTGGCTCTAGTCTTCGAACTGAAGCTACTGGCTATGGATTG GTATTTTTTGCCCAACTTATGCTTGCTGACATGAATAAAGAACTGAAAGGGTTAAG ATGTGTTGTTAGTGGCTCTGGAAAGATATCTATGCATGTCCTGGAGAAACTTATTGCTTACGGTGCTCTTCCTAAAACAGTATCAG ATTCAAAAGGTTATTTAGTGGATGAGGATGGATTTGACTTCATGAAAATATCCCTTCTGAGAGATATTAAGGCTCAGAATAGAAGTTTGAG AGAATATTCAAAAACTTATGCCCGATCAAAGTACTATGATGAAACAAAGCCTTGGAATGAAAGCTGTGATGTTGCATTTCCATGTGCTTATCAAAATGAGATTGATCAATCTGATGCCATGAATTTGGTAAACTCGGGTTGTCGGATACTAGTAGAAG GTTCAAATATGCCATGCACCCCTGAAGCAGTTGATATTATGAGAAAAGCCAATATTCTAGTTGCGCCATCTATGGCTGCTGGTGCAGGAGGG GTTGTTGCAGGGGAACTTGAGCTTAAAGAGTGTAGTTTGAATTGGTCTCCTGAAGATTTTGAATCTAAACTACAGGCGA CAATGAAGCAAACATACCAAAGAACACTTAAAGCAGCGACTGATTTTGGTTACCAGAAAGAGAGTCCCGA GGCTTTGGTACATGGAGCGGTCATTTCTGCTTTCTTAACGATAGCAAGCAATATGACCGATCAAGGTTGCGTTTAG
- the LOC142520501 gene encoding uncharacterized protein LOC142520501 isoform X1 produces the protein MLPPAGGVGMTSAMDDINLIQQSQRHHLVVRELGEEIDLEIGAGDDDPTFHQNSLLGVQPNESSAKEHTENKHLMGSQLPSEDQDLSKAQTGKRKKKVVKRWREEWADTYKWAYVDVKEGTARIFCSICREYGRKHRRNPYGNEGSRNMQMSALEEHNNSLLHKEALRLQQASVEKIIVDKPIYVKTIMSKTAGSIVEAALRRDPHEAEFIQSLQEVIHALERVISKNANYVNTMERLLEPERIIIFRVPWLDDRGETHVNRGYRVHFNQTLGPCRGGLRFHPSMNLSVAKFLSFEQTLKNALSPYRLGGSSGGSDFDPKGKSDSEIMKFCQSFMSELYRYLGPDKDLPSEDMGVGTREMGYLYGQYRRLVGHSQGSFTGPRINWSGSSLRTEATGYGLVFFAQLMLADMNKELKGLRCVVSGSGKISMHVLEKLIAYGALPKTVSDSKGYLVDEDGFDFMKISLLRDIKAQNRSLREYSKTYARSKYYDETKPWNESCDVAFPCAYQNEIDQSDAMNLVNSGCRILVEGSNMPCTPEAVDIMRKANILVAPSMAAGAGGVVAGELELKECSLNWSPEDFESKLQEAMKQTYQRTLKAATDFGYQKESPEALVHGAVISAFLTIASNMTDQGCV, from the exons ATGTTGCCTCCAGCTGGTGGGGTTGGGATGACATCTGCAATGGATGATATAAACTTGATCCAGCAGTCTCAGAGGCATCATCTTGTTGTCAGGGAACTTGGTGAAGAAATCGATTTGGAAATTGGCGCTGGAGACGATGACCCAACTTTTCACCAGAACTCTCTTCTTGGTGTTCAGCCAAATGAATCCTCTGCCAAAGAGCACACTGAAAACAAGCATTTAATGGGTTCTCAACTTCCCAGTGAGGATCAAGATTTATCGAAGGCACAGACAGGAAAGAGGAAAAAGAAGGTAGTGAAAAGATGGAGAGAGGAGTGGGCTGATACATATAAATGGGCATATGTTGATGTAAAGGAAGGGACAGCAAGGATATTCTGTTCTATATGTCGAGAATATGGAAGGAAGCACAGGCGGAACCCATATGGAAATGAAGGCAGTAGGAACATGCAGATGAGTGCGCTGGAGGAGCACAATAACAGCTTGCTTCACAAAGAGGCTCTCCGTCTGCAGCAAGCATCTgtagaaaaaataatagttgatAAGCCTATCTATGTGAAAA CTATTATGTCTAAAACAGCTGGATCAATTGTTGAAGCTGCATTGAGAAGAGACCCTCATGAAGCTGAGTTCATACAGTCTCTTCAAGAAGTGATCCATGCTTTGGAAAGAGTAATTTCAAAAAATGCCAA CTATGTGAATACCATGGAGAGATTATTAGAACCTGAGCGCATAATTATCTTTCGGGTTCCATGGCTTGATGATAGAGGTGAAACACATGTTAACCGCGGTTATCGGGTTCACTTCAACCAGACACTTGGTCCATGCAGGGGTGGTCTGCGTTTTCATCCATCAATGAACTTGAGCGTTGCCAAGTTTCTTAGTTTTGAACAG ACGCTAAAAAATGCGTTATCTCCGTATAGACTTGGAGGCTCTTCTGGTGGAAGTGATTTTGATCCAAAAGGCAAAAGCGATAGTGAG ATCATGAAGTTTTGCCAGAGCTTCATGAGTGAGTTGTATCGCTATTTGGGGCCTGACAAG GATCTTCCTTCAGAGGATATGGGTGTTGGCACCCGTGAAATGGGTTATCTATATGGACAATACAGGCGCCTGGTTGGTCACTCTCAG GGAAGTTTTACTGGCCCAAGAATAAACTGGTCTGGCTCTAGTCTTCGAACTGAAGCTACTGGCTATGGATTG GTATTTTTTGCCCAACTTATGCTTGCTGACATGAATAAAGAACTGAAAGGGTTAAG ATGTGTTGTTAGTGGCTCTGGAAAGATATCTATGCATGTCCTGGAGAAACTTATTGCTTACGGTGCTCTTCCTAAAACAGTATCAG ATTCAAAAGGTTATTTAGTGGATGAGGATGGATTTGACTTCATGAAAATATCCCTTCTGAGAGATATTAAGGCTCAGAATAGAAGTTTGAG AGAATATTCAAAAACTTATGCCCGATCAAAGTACTATGATGAAACAAAGCCTTGGAATGAAAGCTGTGATGTTGCATTTCCATGTGCTTATCAAAATGAGATTGATCAATCTGATGCCATGAATTTGGTAAACTCGGGTTGTCGGATACTAGTAGAAG GTTCAAATATGCCATGCACCCCTGAAGCAGTTGATATTATGAGAAAAGCCAATATTCTAGTTGCGCCATCTATGGCTGCTGGTGCAGGAGGG GTTGTTGCAGGGGAACTTGAGCTTAAAGAGTGTAGTTTGAATTGGTCTCCTGAAGATTTTGAATCTAAACTACAG GAAGCAATGAAGCAAACATACCAAAGAACACTTAAAGCAGCGACTGATTTTGGTTACCAGAAAGAGAGTCCCGA GGCTTTGGTACATGGAGCGGTCATTTCTGCTTTCTTAACGATAGCAAGCAATATGACCGATCAAGGTTGCGTTTAG